The Myxococcus virescens genome has a segment encoding these proteins:
- a CDS encoding ATP-dependent DNA ligase, with amino-acid sequence MRRLADLYETLDQTTSTNAKVEALARYFKEAPPEDAAWALYFLTGQKLKRLIPTKLLVGWTQELTGIPSWLFEEVYASVGDLAEVIALLLDARERPARTEELPLSVWLEQRLLPLRQRDAAGQREQVVSWWHAMPRRELFLLNKMLTGELRVGVSSTLVVRAVAQVAGLPAPSVAHRLMGTWTPSPAFFRQLVSQDVSDSDSSRPYPFYLASPLEQPPGDLGDRAEWQVEWKWDGIRGQLIRRKGSVHLWSRGEELITERFPEIADAAAALPEGTVLDGEVLAYADGRPLPFALLQRRIGRQKLTPKVLAEAPAAYIAYDMLELGGIDLRSKPLRERRAKLEALLEGLPRLPVSPVVQAATWEDLATARGEARERNVEGFMLKRLESPYLTGRKRGDWWKWKIDPFTVDAVLLYAHPGHGRRSSLYTDYTFAVWNGTELQPVTKAYSGLTDAEIGRLDRWIRAHTREKYGPVRSVEPEQVFELHFEGIQSSPRHKSGVALRFPRIARWRTDKKPQDADTLDSLKELLHASG; translated from the coding sequence GTGCGGCGACTGGCGGACCTCTACGAAACGCTGGACCAGACCACGTCCACCAACGCCAAGGTGGAAGCGCTCGCGCGCTACTTCAAGGAAGCGCCCCCGGAGGACGCGGCGTGGGCGCTCTACTTCCTCACGGGGCAGAAGCTGAAGCGGCTGATTCCCACGAAGCTGCTGGTGGGGTGGACGCAGGAGCTGACCGGCATCCCCAGCTGGCTCTTCGAGGAGGTCTACGCCTCCGTGGGTGACCTGGCGGAGGTGATTGCCCTGCTGTTGGATGCCCGTGAGCGCCCGGCGCGGACCGAGGAGCTGCCCCTGTCCGTCTGGCTGGAGCAACGCCTGTTGCCGCTGCGTCAACGGGACGCCGCCGGGCAACGCGAGCAGGTGGTGTCCTGGTGGCACGCCATGCCCCGGCGTGAGCTGTTCCTGCTCAACAAGATGCTCACCGGTGAACTGCGGGTGGGCGTGTCCTCCACGCTGGTGGTCCGCGCGGTGGCGCAGGTGGCGGGACTGCCCGCGCCCAGCGTTGCGCACCGGCTGATGGGGACGTGGACGCCCTCGCCCGCCTTCTTCCGGCAGCTCGTGTCCCAGGACGTGTCGGACAGCGACAGCTCCCGGCCCTACCCCTTCTATCTCGCGTCACCGCTGGAGCAGCCACCAGGGGACCTGGGCGACCGGGCGGAATGGCAGGTGGAGTGGAAGTGGGATGGCATCCGGGGCCAGCTCATCCGCCGCAAGGGCAGCGTGCACCTGTGGAGCCGCGGCGAGGAGCTCATCACCGAGCGCTTCCCCGAAATCGCGGACGCCGCCGCCGCGCTCCCCGAGGGCACGGTGCTGGACGGCGAGGTGTTGGCCTACGCGGACGGAAGGCCCCTTCCCTTCGCCCTGCTCCAGCGGCGCATCGGCCGGCAGAAACTGACGCCCAAGGTGCTGGCCGAAGCGCCCGCGGCCTACATCGCCTACGACATGCTGGAGCTGGGAGGCATTGACCTCCGGAGCAAGCCGCTGCGCGAGCGGCGCGCGAAGCTGGAGGCGCTGTTGGAAGGCTTGCCTCGGCTTCCCGTCTCCCCCGTCGTGCAAGCGGCGACCTGGGAGGACCTGGCCACCGCGCGAGGCGAAGCGCGAGAGCGCAACGTCGAGGGCTTCATGCTCAAGCGCCTGGAGTCGCCGTACCTCACCGGGCGCAAGCGGGGCGACTGGTGGAAGTGGAAGATTGACCCGTTCACGGTGGACGCGGTGTTGCTGTACGCGCATCCGGGCCACGGCCGGCGCTCGTCGCTGTACACCGACTACACCTTCGCGGTGTGGAACGGCACGGAGCTCCAGCCCGTGACGAAGGCGTACTCCGGCCTGACGGACGCGGAGATTGGCCGGCTGGACCGGTGGATTCGGGCGCACACGCGGGAGAAGTACGGCCCCGTGCGCTCGGTGGAGCCTGAACAGGTCTTCGAACTGCACTTCGAGGGCATCCAGTCCTCGCCGCGTCACAAGTCGGGCGTCGCGCTGCGCTTCCCCCGAATCGCCCGCTGGCGGACGGACAAGAAGCCGCAGGACGCGGACACGCTGGACTCACTCAAGGAGCTGCTCCATGCCAGCGGGTAG
- a CDS encoding ligase-associated DNA damage response exonuclease, giving the protein MVRLQPPRYLNGTLSAAPPAPLMTVTPQGLYCVPGGFHVDPWRPVDRALITHAHGDHARSGSHRYLGARAGKGLLHRRLGADATIDTLDYGERLRINGVTVSFHPAGHVLGSAQVRVEHGGETWVVSGDYKRAPDPTCAPFEVVPCHTFITEATFGLPIFRWDATEQVAEDILRWWDANRALGRAAVLFCYALGKAQRLLAELAKLTDRAVFIHGALHSLVDVYRDAGVRMLPTHLVSEMEKGTSFAGALVLAPPSASGTPWMRRFGEHETGFASGWMRVRGNRRRRGFDRGFVLSDHADWPDLLRTVKDTRAERVLVTHGYAEPLAHYLREQGVDAEPLATPFEGEAED; this is encoded by the coding sequence GTGGTCCGGCTCCAACCCCCTCGCTATCTGAATGGGACTTTGAGTGCCGCTCCTCCCGCTCCATTGATGACGGTGACGCCTCAGGGGCTCTACTGCGTTCCCGGCGGCTTCCACGTCGACCCCTGGCGTCCAGTGGACCGGGCGCTCATCACCCACGCGCATGGAGACCACGCACGCAGCGGCAGCCACCGCTACCTGGGCGCCCGGGCGGGCAAGGGACTGCTCCACCGGAGATTGGGCGCGGACGCCACCATCGACACGCTCGACTACGGCGAACGGCTGCGCATCAACGGAGTCACCGTCAGCTTCCATCCCGCGGGCCACGTGCTGGGCAGCGCGCAGGTGCGCGTGGAGCACGGCGGTGAGACCTGGGTCGTGTCCGGCGACTACAAGCGCGCGCCGGACCCCACGTGCGCGCCCTTCGAGGTCGTCCCCTGCCACACCTTCATCACCGAGGCGACGTTCGGCCTGCCCATCTTCCGCTGGGACGCGACGGAGCAGGTGGCCGAGGACATCCTGCGCTGGTGGGACGCCAACCGCGCGCTGGGCCGCGCGGCGGTGCTGTTCTGCTACGCGCTGGGCAAGGCGCAGCGGCTGCTCGCGGAGCTGGCGAAGCTGACCGACCGCGCCGTGTTCATCCACGGCGCCTTGCACTCCCTGGTGGACGTATACCGGGACGCGGGCGTCCGCATGCTGCCCACGCACTTGGTGTCCGAGATGGAGAAGGGCACCTCGTTCGCGGGAGCGCTGGTGCTGGCGCCGCCGAGCGCGAGCGGCACCCCGTGGATGCGCCGCTTCGGTGAGCACGAAACCGGCTTCGCGTCCGGCTGGATGCGCGTTCGAGGCAACCGCCGCCGCCGGGGCTTCGACCGCGGCTTCGTGCTGTCGGACCACGCGGACTGGCCGGACCTGCTGCGCACGGTGAAGGACACCCGGGCGGAGCGCGTGCTGGTGACGCACGGCTATGCCGAGCCGCTGGCCCACTACCTGCGCGAGCAGGGCGTGGACGCCGAGCCCCTGGCCACGCCCTTCGAAGGCGAAGCGGAGGACTGA